The proteins below come from a single Molothrus ater isolate BHLD 08-10-18 breed brown headed cowbird chromosome 3, BPBGC_Mater_1.1, whole genome shotgun sequence genomic window:
- the CRNKL1 gene encoding crooked neck-like protein 1, whose product MASTAAGKQRIPKVAKVKNKAPAEVQITAEQLLREAKERELELLPPPPQQKITDVEELNDYKLRKRKTFEDNIRKNRTVISNWIKYAQWEESLKEIQRARSIYERALDVDYRNVTLWLKYAEMEMKNRQVNHARNIWDRAITTLPRVNQFWYKYTYMEEMLGNVAGSRQVFERWMEWQPEEQAWHSYINFELRYKEVDRARSIYERFVLVHPEVKNWIKYARFEEKHSYFAHARKVYERAVEFFGEEHMDEHLYVAFAKFEENQKEFERVRVIYKYALDRIPKQDAQNLFKNYTIFEKKFGDRRGIEDIIVSKRRFQYEEEVKANPHNYDAWFDYLRLVESDTDAETVREVYERAIANVPPIQEKRHWKRYIYLWINYALYEELEAKDAERTRQVYQACLELLPHKKFTFAKMWLLYAQFEIRQKNLPLARRALGTSIGKCPKNKLFKGYIELELQLREFDRCRKLYEKFLEFAPENCTSWIKFAELETILGDIDRARAIYELAIGQPRLDMPEVLWKSYIDFEIEQEEYEKTRNLYRRLLQRTQHVKVWISLAQFELSAGQGERLQRCRQVYEEANKAMRSCEEKEERVMLLESWRGFEEEFGTDATRERIDKLMPEKIKKRRKLQAEDGSDAGWEEYYDYIFPEDTANQPNLKLLAMAKLWKKQQQESEAAAMDPDKDIDESQT is encoded by the exons ATGGCGTCCACGGCGGCTGGGAAGCAGCGCATCCCCAAAGTGGCCAAG GTGAAAAACAAAGCACCCGCCGAAGTTCAGATCACAGCGGAGCAGCTTCTGAGAGAGGCAAAGGAGAGGGAACTCGAGCTTCTCCCACCGCCTCCGCAGCAGAAGATCACAGATGTTGAAGAGCTAAATGACTATAAACTCCGGAAGAGGAAG ACTTTTGAAGATAACATCAGAAAGAACAGGACTGTTATCAGTAACTGGATAAAGTACGCACAATGGGAGGAAAGCCTGAAGGAAATCCAGAG AGCCCGTTCCATTTACGAGCGTGCCCTGGATGTGGACTACAGAAACGTCACCCTCTGGCTCAAATATGCCGAGATGGAGATGAAGAACCGCCAGGTCAACCACGCCAGGAACATCTGGGACCGGGCCATCACCACCCTGCCCAGGGTGAACCAGTTCTG GTACAAGTACACGTacatggaggagatgctggggaaCGTCGCTGGCTCACGCCAGGTCTTTGAACGGTGGATGGAGTGGCAGCCAGAGGAGCAAGCCTGGCATTCCTACATCAACTTCGAGCTCAGATACAAGGAGGTGGACAGAGCACGAAGCATTTATGAGAGAT TTGTCCTGGTTCACCCCGAGGTGAAGAACTGGATCAAGTACGCGCGCTTCGAGGAGAAGCACAGCTACTTTGCCCACGCCAGGAAGGTGTACGAGAGGGCAGTGGAGTTCTTCGGGGAGGAGCACATGGATGAGCACTTGTACGTGGCCTTTGCCAAGTTTGAGGAGAACCAGAAAGAG tttgaaagaGTGAGAGTCATCTACAAGTATGCCTTGGATAGAATTCCAAAGCAGGATGCCCAGAATCTCTTCAAGAATTACACCATCTTTGAGAAGAAGTTTGGAGACAGGAGAGGAATTGAGGACATTATTGTCAGCAAGAGGAGATTCCAGTATGAGGAGGAGGTGAAG GCAAACCCCCACAACTACGACGCGTGGTTCGATTACCTGCGGCTGGTGGAGAGCGACACGGACGCCGAGACCGTGCGGGAGGTGTACGAGAGAGCCATTGCCAACGTGCCCCCCATCCAGGAGAAACGCCACTGGAAGAGGTACATCTACCTCTGGATTAACTATGCACTCTATGAGGAGCTGGAGGCAAAG GATGCAGAGAGAACCAGACAGGTGTACCAGGCATGCCTTGAGCTCCTGCCCCACAAGAAG tttaCATTTGCTAAAATGTGGCTGCTATATGCACAGTTTGAAATTCGACAGAAGAACCTCCCCCTTGCCAGAAGGGCTTTG GGGACATCCATAGGAAAATGCCCAAAAAACAAACTGTTTAAGGGCTACATTGAGCTGGAGTTACAGCTGCGTGAATTTGACCGTTGCCGAAAATTGTATGAAAAATTCCTGGAGTTTGCACCGGAAAACTGCACGTCCTGGATTAAGTTTGCTGAGCTGGAGACCATCCTTGGGGACATTGACCGTGCCAGGGCCATCTATGAGCTGGCTATtggccagcccaggctggacaTGCCCGAG GTGCTTTGGAAATCCTACATTGACTTTGAGATTGAGCAAGAGGAGTATGAGAAGACCAGGAACCTTTACCGGCGGTTGCTGCAGCGCACGCAGCACGTCAAG GTGTGGATCAGCCTGGCGCAGTTCGAGCTGTCGGCGGGGCAGGGCGAGCGGCTGCAGCGCTGCCGGCAGGTCTACGAGGAGGCCAACAAGGCCATGCGCAGCTGcgaggagaaggaggagagggtCATGCTGCTCGAGTCCTGGAGGGGCTTCGAGGAGGAGTTTGGCACTGATGCCACCAGGGAGAGGATAGATAAACTGATGcctgagaaaataaagaagaggaggaagctgcaggCCGAAGATGGG TCTGATGCTGGATGGGAGGAGTACTATGACTACATTTTCCCAGAAGACACTGCCAATCAGCCCAACCTCAAACTCCTGGCTATGGCAAAGCTCtggaagaaacagcagcaggagagcgAAGCTGCAGCCATGGATCCTGACAAGGACATTGATGAAAGCCAGACTTAA